The following coding sequences lie in one Chanos chanos chromosome 4, fChaCha1.1, whole genome shotgun sequence genomic window:
- the LOC115810466 gene encoding uncharacterized protein LOC115810466 yields MAESANLASELFPPEGAIPTDSALAADNVLSLSKSSSDVVKDRFQSEELRKSASEAACLQKDLKNGDQVQEPEKTGPHPTECAVEHATARNAAHAAEVLISARGETQPKEDHINHEKSLPCGGMLQASKESAPSSQRDLSRQTLTPARLPVQRSHSDSIPMFKEDNIPPHCETSRSCHCRKDQEVPTQPLPALVCKQAMPLQQSNTVMTFCRGGSSSSGNPTQQTQQGCIQICPSGSSNAQAEVGGEKRHQKFEEAACCGSFVHQGMLKDTFAAYCHPQPIPAPAQLLPRLEGTEGDCRSQMTSPGMLALPRLVSSVSETGLDAKKLLSCCSLDCNWPALLRPSGSQTHLAEERRSTREAGTMTSHRELRDVGVQAGKDLEEPPPHVFPEVCLVEDRVNGNDKGTAGSRKSPVREVKWDSEGMTWEVYGASVDPQELGLAIQRHLEIQIKETASRAAKLSRENTTTSRNSGGAGRRRGKKGGLMASLRNPGCCVRSSTAVD; encoded by the coding sequence ATGGCAGAAAGCGCAAATCTCGCGTCTGAATTGTTCCCACCGGAGGGCGCAATCCCTACTGATTCTGCGCTTGCCGCCGACAacgttctctccctctccaagaGCTCCAGTGATGTGGTAAAAGATCGTTTCCAGTCCGAAGAGCTGCGAAAGAGCGCCAGTGAGGCGGCATGTTTACAAAAGGACCTGAAAAATGGGGACCAGGTGCAGGAGCCTGAAAAGACTGGCCCCCACCCTACAGAATGTGCGGTGGAACACGCAACTGCGCGGAATGCAGCACATGCTGCTGAAGTTCTCATTTCTGCCAGAGGAGAAACACAGCCTAAAGAGGACCATATAAACCATGAGAAAAGTCTACCCTGTGGGGGGATGTTACAGGCATCGAAAGAAAGTGCCCCATCTTCCCAGAGGGACTTGAGCAGACAGACCTTGACTCCAGCCAGGCTGCCTGTCCAGAGGAGTCACTCAGACAGTATACCCATGTTTAAGGAGGACAATATTCCCCCTCACTGTGAAACTAGCAGGTCTTGTCACTGTAGGAAGGACCAGGAGGTTCCGACACAGCCGTTACCTGCGCTGGTTTGCAAGCAAGCCATGCCACTGCAGCAAAGTAATACGGTTATGACCTTCTGCAGAGGAGGGAGCAGCAGCTCCGGAAACCCCACACAGCAAACTCAGCAAGGCTGCATTCAGATCTGCCCATCTGGCTCTTCAAACGCGCAAGCTGAGGTTGGCGGTGAAAAGAGGCACCAGAAGTTCGAGGAGGCGGCTTGCTGCGGTTCCTTTGTCCATCAGGGCATGCTGAAGGACACTTTCGCTGCCTACTGCCACCCCCAGCCTATTCCAGCCCCCGCTCAGCTGCTGCCCCGGCTGGAAGGCACGGAAGGAGACTGCAGGAGTCAGATGACATCACCTGGCATGCTGGCCCTCCCTCGACTGGTATCCTCTGTCAGCGAGACTGGGCTGGATGCTAAGAAGCTTTTGAGTTGCTGCAGTCTTGACTGCAACTGGCCCGCTCTGCTGCGCCCTAGCGGGAGCCAGACGCATTTGGCGGAGGAGCGCAGGAGTACCAGAGAAGCAGGGACCATGACCTCCCACAGGGAGCTGAGGGACGTAGGAGTCCAGGCAGGAAAAGACTTGGAGGAACCTCCGCCTCACGTCTTTCCAGAAGTGTGCCTGGTCGAGGACAGAGTAAACGGTAACGACAAAGGCACGGCGGGAAGCCGAAAATCTCCCGTGAGGGAGGTGAAGTGGGATTCAGAGGGCATGACTTGGGAGGTGTACGGGGCCTCAGTGGACCCGCAGGAGCTGGGCCTCGCCATCCAGAGGCACCTGGAGATCCAGATTAAGGAGACCGCCAGCCGGGCCGCAAAACTTTCGCGTGAAAACACCACAACCTCCCGGAACAGTGGCGGTGCAGGCcgaaggaggggaaaaaaggggggtcTGATGGCCTCTCTGAGGAACCCAGGTTGCTGCGTACGCTCCAGCACAGCAGTGGACTGA